The genome window GAAGACTTCGCTGTGCTAGAAGCTGCAAAAGACCTGAATGACTTCCTTGGAATTAACTACTACATGAGTGATTGGATGCAAGCCTTTGACGGAGAGACGGAAATCATCCACAATGGAAAGGGTGAAAAGGGAAGCTCTAAATATCAGATTAAGGGTGTTGGACGTCGAGTGGCGCCTGACTATGTCCCACGTACGGATTGGGACTGGATTATCTATCCTCAAGGTTTGTATGATCAAATCATGCGCGTGAAGAAAGATTACCCGAACTACAAGAAAATCTACATCACTGAGAATGGTCTCGGATACAAAGATGAGTTTGTGGATGGGACAGTCTACGATGATGGACGGATTGATTATGTTAAGAAACATATGGAAGTGATTGCAGATGCAATCTCTGATGGAGTCAATGTCAAAGGCTACTTTATCTGGTCGCTGATGGATGTCTTTTCTTGGTCAAATGGCTATGAAAAGCGTTATGGCCTCTTCTATGTTGATTTTGAAACCCAGGAGCGCTATCCAAAGAAATCGGCTCACTGGTACAAGAAACTAGCTGAGACACAGATTATCGAGTAAAACTAAAACCATAAAAATTCCCCACCAGAAAGGTAGGGGATTTTTTATGGTTTTGATAAAAGAATGGTTGTTTGTTTCGACAAATCTTCAAATGTTTCCTGACTCAGTTTGGAATCTGAAACGATGGTATCAATATCAGAGATATTGTAGAAAGTGTAAAAATCAAATTTATTAAACTTGCTGTGATCTGCCAGTAAGTATTTTTTATTGGCATTATTCAAGGCGATTCGTTGAGCCTCTCCCTCTTGCTCACTAAAGGTGGCAATAGCCTTATCCTTGATGCCATTACAGCTAACAAAAGCCTTAGAAAACTGAAGATTTGCCAAATCCTGCAAGGTAAGTGTCCCCACAAAAGCACCGGTGATAGAGCGATAGTTTCCACCAATCAAGATCAAATCTGTTAGTTTTCGTTCGTTTAGGATGAGAAAAACAGGAAGACTGTTTGTTACAACACGAATGTTATCGATAGGGAGCTCACGAGCAAAACATTCTAAGGTTGTTCCTGGGCCGATAAAAATGGTCTCTCCTTCGTCAATCAAATGACCAGCAAAACGGCTAATTTCTTGTTTTTCAGCAATCTGCAAGCCTTGTTTTTCGACATTTGAGCGTTCGTTGTTTAAGAGAGAACCTGTACGAAGTTTTTCAGCGCCACCGTGCACACGAACCAGCAAATCCTTATCTGCCAATTCTTGTAAGTATCGACGGGCTGTCATATCTGACACATCAAGACTATCCATAATCTCTTTTACAGTAATGGTGCCTTTTGTGTTTACTGCTTCTAGAATACTATCTAGTTTTTCTTGCTTTAGCATCCTTATCACCTCGATTTCTACTATTATTATCTTACCATAAAACGCTCAATCAATCAAATAAAAAAACAAAATAAAACAAAAACAAAAATACCATGGTTGTTTTAAACAAACCATGATATTTTGAATGTTTGGTCAAATTAGTCCAAACCGTAGTTGTAATCCTCGTCTTGCATGGCTTCAACTTCACCAAGGAGGTAACCATTTCCGACTTGAGAGAAGAAGTCGTGGTTAGAAGTTCCTGTTGAAATACCGTTCATGACGATAGGATTGACATCATCAGCTGAATCTGGGAAGAGTGGATCTTGTCCTAGGTTCATAAGGGCCTTATTGGCATTGTATCGAAGGAAGGTTTTAACTTCTTCGGTCCAACCAACACCGTCATAGAGACTTTCAGTATAACCTTCTTCGTTCTCGTAGAGGGTATAGAGCAGGTCGTACATCCATTCTTTAAGTTTTTCTTGCTCTTCTTCAGGCAATTCGTTAAAACCAAGTTGGAATTTGTAACCAATGTAAGTTCCATGAACAGACTCATCACGGATGATCAGTTTGATGATTTCCGCAACGTTGGCCAGTTTGTTGTTACCGAGATAGTAGAGTGGTGTAAAGAAACCAGAGTAGAAGAGGAAGGTTTCAAGGAAAACGCTGGCAACTTTCTTTTCTAGCGGGCTACCATTGAGATAGATTTCATTGATAATTTCCGCTTTTCTTTGTAGGTAGGGGTTAGTGTTGGTCCATTCAAAGATTTCTTCGATTTCAGCCTTAGTATTCAAGGTTGAAAAGATAGAAGAATAGGATTTTGCGTGGACAGATTCCATAAACTGAATGTTGTTAAAAACAGCTTCCTCATGGGGTGTACGGATGTCTGAGCGAAGCGCTTGAACCCCTGTTTCAGATTGCATGGTATCTAAAAGGGTCAAACCACCAAAGACTTTTCCAACCAAGTCTTTTTCTTTGATTGATAGTTTTCTCCAGTCGTCTAGGTCATTTGACAAGGGGATACGCGTATCGAGCCAGAATTGCTCCGTTAGCTTTTCCCAAGTTGATTTGTCGATGACATCTTCGATGGCATTCCAGTTAATGGCTTTGTAGTAAGTTTCCATTTGAAATCTCTTTCTGTATGTAATAATGCGATTGTCAAATCATCTCTATTTTATCATAGTCTGAGAAGAGTATCGCACAAAAAGTCGGAAGACCGACTTTTTAGTTCTTCATAGTATTTAAGATACTTATCAAGTTTTGTCTGACGGGTAACTTAATCAGTAGTCTGAGAAAATGTGGTTGCCTCAGATAAAAATTAAATCACACAGCTTTCACATTGGTTAGCACCAACTTCCCCACCGTCATCTGTAAAGGTACGGACGTAGTAGATAGACTTGATACCCTTGTTAAAGGCATAGTTACGAAGGATTGACAAGTCACGTGTCGTTTGTTTGTTTTCTTTCTTCCATTCGTAAAGACCTTTTGGAATGTCGCTACGCATGAAGAGAGTGAGTGAAAGCCCTTGGTCCACGTGCTCAGTCGCAGCAGCGTAAACATCAATCACCTTACGCATATCCATGTCGTAAGCAGAAGTGTAGTAAGGGATAGTATCTGTTGACAAACCTGCAGCAGGATAGTAGATTTTACCAATTTTCTTTTCCTGACGTTCTTCGATACGTTGCGTAATCGGGTGGATAGAAGCAGAAACATCGTTGATGTAACTGATAGAACCATTTGGAGCAACAGCTAGACGGTTTTGGTGATAAAGACCATCTGCTTGAACCTTTTCGCGAAGTTCAGTCCAGTCAGCAGCGCTTGGAATAAAGACATCTTTGAAGAGTTCTTTAACACGGTCTGATTTTGGAACAAATTCGCCTGTCACATATTTGTCAAAGTAGCTACCGTTAGCATAGTCTGATTTTTCAAAGTTGTGGAAGGTGATACCACGTTCACGGGCTATATTGTTTGATTCCACCAAGGTCCAGTAGTTCATAAGCATAAAGTAGATGCTTGTAAATTCAACTGACTCAGCTGATCCATATTCGATCAGTTGTTGGGCAAGGTAACTATGAAGTCCCATGGCACCAAGGCCAAAGGTGTGAGCCAAACTATTTCCGTGGTCGATAGTAGGAACAGCTACGATGTGCGAACTATCTGTAACGAAAGTAAGGGCACGAACCATAGCGCGGATAGAACGACCAAAGTCAGGTGAGGTCATCATGTTGACCACGTTTGTTGATCCAAGGTTACATGAAACGTCTGTTCCCATTTGAAGGAATTCTTGAGCATCGTTGATCAAGCTTGGTTCTTGAACTTGAAGAATCTCAGAACACAAGTTACTCATGATGATTTTTCCATCAACAGGATTTGCACGGTTGGCTGTATCAATGTTGACTACATAAGGGTAACCAGACTCTTGTTGCAATTTAGAAATTTCAGTTTCCAAATCACGAGCTTTGATTTTTGTCTTGCGGATGTTTGGATTTGCGACCAATTCATCGTATTTTTCAGTGATGTCGATATAGTTGAACGGCACACCATATTCAAGCTCTACAGAGTATGGGCTAAAGAGATACATTTCTTCATTTTTACGAGCCAATTCGTAGAATTTATCTGGTACCACTACACCAAGTGAAAGAGTCTTCACACGAACTTTTTCATCGGCATTTTCTTTCTTAGTAGAAAGGAAGGCGATGATGTCAGGGTGAAAGACGTTGAGGTAGACAACCCCAGCACCTTGACGTTGCCCGAGTTGGTTTGAGTAAGAGAAGCTGTCTTCAAAAAGCTTCATAACTGGTACGACACCAGAAGCAGCACCTTCATAACCTTTGATAGGAGCTCCGGCTTCACGAAGGTTGCTGAGGGAAATTCCCACACCACCACCGATACGTGAAAGTTGAAGAGCTGAGTTGATGGAACGTCCGATAGAGTTCATATCATCAGTCACCTGAATCAAGAAACAGGATACCAACTCCCCACGACGAGCACGTCCAGCATTCAAGAAGGAAGGAGTAGCAGGTTGGTAGCGTTGGTGGATGATTTCATTGGCAATATCAGTCGCAATCGCTTCATCACCATCTGCAAAATATAGTGCGTTAAAGAAGACACGGTCTTCCATGCTTTCAAGATAGTATTCCCCGTCGTTAGTCTTCAAGGCATATTGATTATAGAACTTATAGGCAGCCATGAAAGACTTGAATTGAAAGTTTTGGTCCTTGATAAATTGATGCAATTCTTCCAAAAACTCTGAACGGTATTTCTTGATAAATGCTGTTTCAATGTAGTTGTGTTCAATGAGGTAGTTGATTTTATCAGTGATTGAATCAAAAACCATAGTGTTTGGAACCACATTTTCTTTAAAGAAGGCATCCAAGGCTTCTTTATCTTTATGAAGCATGATTTGTCCATTGACAGGACGGTTGATTTCGTTATTGAGACGGAAGTAAGTCACGTCCTCAAGATGTTTTAATCCCATAAAATTTCCCTTATCTAATTACAAAAGAAAGGCCTCTAAGTTAGCCCTAGAAGCAATTTCTTCTGGATGATGTACTAAGATTATGCTAATTGTTTCAGTTTTCCTGGTTGGAAACCTGAAAAGACTTCAGTTGGTGTTTGGATAACAGGAGCAGCGCTGAAACCAAGCTCTTTAACTTGGTCGATATACTCTGGTTGCTCGTCGAGATTGATCTCACGATAAGCGACATTGTTGCTATCCAAGAAACGTTTGGTCATTTTACATTGTACACAATTATTTTTAGAATAAACCGTTACCATTTCGTAACTCCTCATAAAATTTGATTACTTTCTTAGTATATCAGAAAAAAAAACTTTGTCAAACTTTTTAAACTAAATCTTGTGCCTAAAAGTTACAGTTTTAAAATTAAAATACAAGATATAGTGGTTTTTGAAAGAAGTTGAAAATGGCAAAAATCGTAAGAGCATGAATAAGTTTAGCGGAGACAATGCTTTAACAAAACTGAAACTGTAATATTAATGAAAAAAAGAAAGTCTCTGCACAAGATGTCCCTATATTTTGTATTAAAATATTTAAAAGATAACTAAAATGAAGATGTTAGATTATACTGCATTCATCCAAATAGATTATGAATTTCGTATTCTTGATAGAGAGTATATAACTGTAATTTTTGGGAAGTATTCGCTTTATGTGGTATACTAGTAGTGACCATAGAACTTATAGATAGGAATAAATTTAAAAATGAAGCTATGAAAAGAGTTTATAGCGATTACGATATTTAGGTATATAGACTATTTAAAAAATATAAAAGACAGTAGATGAGTTAGATAAATGTTGAATATGCAAAAACTATTAGAATAGAGTTATTCACTTTAGAAACTTATACTTACTGTGGAAATATATAGTATAATGTTGTTAGGGAAATAGGATTAATAGATTAATAAATGAAAGAATGCAAATCAGGAGGTGCGTGGTGAAAGAAAACGAGGTTATTTTAAAACGGCAATCTACTCGTGTATTTTTTAAGAATGGGGATACGGATTTTTTCTTTAATTGGTTGCTAGGAATCGGTGAAGTTTTTGGCTTCTCTCATGGAGAGCTGTATTATCTTGCTCAAAAGTTAGGTAATTCACCAAAACCTGATGACTGGAAAAATGAGTTTTTATCACATGTGAACTATCTTGAACAAAAGGTTAGTAATTTAGGTTTGAGTGAACAAACAAAGGCGCAGTATTATCTCGCACAGACCTACTCACTTCGATCGGCAATCCAGTTTACTGATCCATTTTCTGCCGAATACTTACCTATCGTTTGTCAAATGGAGAAGGCGTTCTCTAGTGCAATTCATTCACTAGGTACACCGATTGAAAAACTAACTATTGCTTATCAGGATTCCTACTTGCCTGGTTATTATCTTCATAGCGGTGATAATTGCCCAACGCTGATTATGATCGGTGGAGGTGATACTTATCGCGAAGATTTATTTTATTTTGCAGGATATCCTGGATGGATACGAAATTATAATGTTTTAATGGTTGACCTTCCTGGTCAAGGGAGCAATCCTAGTAGAGGGCTAATCTTTGGTGTGGATGCCTCTATTCCAATTTCATTATGCATAGACTGGTTGGAAAATAGAAATCCTAAACTAAATTATTTAGCCATTTATGGTGTCAGCGGAGGGGGATATTTTACCGCACAAGCTGTCGAAAAGGATCCAAGAATTCATGCTTGGATTGCTAGTACCCCTATTTACGACGTTGCAGAGCTCTTCAGAAAAGAATTCGGATCAAGTTTGAAAGCACCTAGTTGGTTAATAAATGCCATTTTAAAATTAGCTGGAAATTTGAATGAATCAGCAAATTTGAATCTTAAAAAGTATGCATGGCAGTTTGGTACTTCTGATTTTAAGAGTGCTATTGATGATGTATTTAACTATGCAAAGAATGTAGATTATAAAAAAATTCAATGCCCATGCCTGTTTATCATGGGAAAGGGTGAGGGTGCTGAACTGCAGCATCAAACTAAGGTAATTTATGAATCACTTAAATCTAAAAATCAACAAACTAAACTTCAAGTATTTGAGGCGGAA of Streptococcus oralis contains these proteins:
- the nrdE gene encoding class 1b ribonucleoside-diphosphate reductase subunit alpha, which encodes MGLKHLEDVTYFRLNNEINRPVNGQIMLHKDKEALDAFFKENVVPNTMVFDSITDKINYLIEHNYIETAFIKKYRSEFLEELHQFIKDQNFQFKSFMAAYKFYNQYALKTNDGEYYLESMEDRVFFNALYFADGDEAIATDIANEIIHQRYQPATPSFLNAGRARRGELVSCFLIQVTDDMNSIGRSINSALQLSRIGGGVGISLSNLREAGAPIKGYEGAASGVVPVMKLFEDSFSYSNQLGQRQGAGVVYLNVFHPDIIAFLSTKKENADEKVRVKTLSLGVVVPDKFYELARKNEEMYLFSPYSVELEYGVPFNYIDITEKYDELVANPNIRKTKIKARDLETEISKLQQESGYPYVVNIDTANRANPVDGKIIMSNLCSEILQVQEPSLINDAQEFLQMGTDVSCNLGSTNVVNMMTSPDFGRSIRAMVRALTFVTDSSHIVAVPTIDHGNSLAHTFGLGAMGLHSYLAQQLIEYGSAESVEFTSIYFMLMNYWTLVESNNIARERGITFHNFEKSDYANGSYFDKYVTGEFVPKSDRVKELFKDVFIPSAADWTELREKVQADGLYHQNRLAVAPNGSISYINDVSASIHPITQRIEERQEKKIGKIYYPAAGLSTDTIPYYTSAYDMDMRKVIDVYAAATEHVDQGLSLTLFMRSDIPKGLYEWKKENKQTTRDLSILRNYAFNKGIKSIYYVRTFTDDGGEVGANQCESCVI
- a CDS encoding DeoR/GlpR family DNA-binding transcription regulator; the protein is MLKQEKLDSILEAVNTKGTITVKEIMDSLDVSDMTARRYLQELADKDLLVRVHGGAEKLRTGSLLNNERSNVEKQGLQIAEKQEISRFAGHLIDEGETIFIGPGTTLECFARELPIDNIRVVTNSLPVFLILNERKLTDLILIGGNYRSITGAFVGTLTLQDLANLQFSKAFVSCNGIKDKAIATFSEQEGEAQRIALNNANKKYLLADHSKFNKFDFYTFYNISDIDTIVSDSKLSQETFEDLSKQTTILLSKP
- the nrdH gene encoding glutaredoxin-like protein NrdH, coding for MVTVYSKNNCVQCKMTKRFLDSNNVAYREINLDEQPEYIDQVKELGFSAAPVIQTPTEVFSGFQPGKLKQLA
- a CDS encoding alpha/beta hydrolase family protein; the protein is MKENEVILKRQSTRVFFKNGDTDFFFNWLLGIGEVFGFSHGELYYLAQKLGNSPKPDDWKNEFLSHVNYLEQKVSNLGLSEQTKAQYYLAQTYSLRSAIQFTDPFSAEYLPIVCQMEKAFSSAIHSLGTPIEKLTIAYQDSYLPGYYLHSGDNCPTLIMIGGGDTYREDLFYFAGYPGWIRNYNVLMVDLPGQGSNPSRGLIFGVDASIPISLCIDWLENRNPKLNYLAIYGVSGGGYFTAQAVEKDPRIHAWIASTPIYDVAELFRKEFGSSLKAPSWLINAILKLAGNLNESANLNLKKYAWQFGTSDFKSAIDDVFNYAKNVDYKKIQCPCLFIMGKGEGAELQHQTKVIYESLKSKNQQTKLQVFEAESGADAHCQVNNLRLAHNVVFDWLDTLFEWNQSKF
- the nrdF gene encoding class 1b ribonucleoside-diphosphate reductase subunit beta, yielding METYYKAINWNAIEDVIDKSTWEKLTEQFWLDTRIPLSNDLDDWRKLSIKEKDLVGKVFGGLTLLDTMQSETGVQALRSDIRTPHEEAVFNNIQFMESVHAKSYSSIFSTLNTKAEIEEIFEWTNTNPYLQRKAEIINEIYLNGSPLEKKVASVFLETFLFYSGFFTPLYYLGNNKLANVAEIIKLIIRDESVHGTYIGYKFQLGFNELPEEEQEKLKEWMYDLLYTLYENEEGYTESLYDGVGWTEEVKTFLRYNANKALMNLGQDPLFPDSADDVNPIVMNGISTGTSNHDFFSQVGNGYLLGEVEAMQDEDYNYGLD